Within the Leisingera thetidis genome, the region CAATCAGCTTGAGCATCAGGTCGATCGAGGAGGTGCCGCCGGCGGTGGACACCCGGTTGCCGTCGATCACGAACACCGATTTGGTCAGGTCGACCTCGTCGAACTCCTCGGCAAAGCTGTCGGCGTTTTCCCAGTGGATTGTGGCGCGCTTGCCGTCCAGCAGCCCGGCCTTGGCCAGTGTATAGGACGCGGTGCACAGCCCGCCCACGGTCAGCCCCTTGCGGGCCTCGCGGCGCAGCCAGGCCAAAAGCTTCTTGGTGGTGGCCTCCTGCACGTCGATGCCGGAGCACAGCATCACCACGTCATCGCGGCGCAGCTCGACCAGGTCGTCGTCCAGATGGAAGGTGGTGCCGGCAGAGCAGGTTACGTTTTCGCCGCCTTCGCCGATCAGGGTCCAGGAATACGTGTCCGCGCCGTTCATCCGGTTGGCGATCCGCAGGCATTCGACAGCCGATGCAAAAGACAGCATCGTGAACTTGTCGAGCAGCACGAATACGAACCTCTTCGGCTGGCCGGCGTCTACTCCAGAATCAGCAGGCTTGCGTGTGGTCTGCATGGCGCGCGTCCTTCAAGAAACAAGTCGGGCCGCGGCAGCACGCTCCGCGGCAGGTCCGGAAACCGTGCTCACAGCTTGGAGCCGGGGTCAAGAGCA harbors:
- a CDS encoding GlxA family transcriptional regulator — protein: MQTTRKPADSGVDAGQPKRFVFVLLDKFTMLSFASAVECLRIANRMNGADTYSWTLIGEGGENVTCSAGTTFHLDDDLVELRRDDVVMLCSGIDVQEATTKKLLAWLRREARKGLTVGGLCTASYTLAKAGLLDGKRATIHWENADSFAEEFDEVDLTKSVFVIDGNRVSTAGGTSSIDLMLKLIANDHGEELANAVADQLIYSSIRTDQDTQRLSIPTRIGVRHPKLSMVIQMMEANIEEPISPSVLAQDVGMSTRQLERLFRRYLNRSPKRYYMELRLQKARNLLMQTDMSVINVALACGFASPSHFSKCYRAHYDTTPYRERGSKAATYKA